The Bombus vancouverensis nearcticus chromosome 5, iyBomVanc1_principal, whole genome shotgun sequence genome segment AATGAGAAGGTGTAAATGAGAAGATGTAAATGAGATGTATTAATAGGGAGAAAAAGATATGATCGATGAGGAATACGCAGGAGTTATAATATAACAGGGAAAATGAAGAGTTACCTAGAAGCAAAAGAATTAATATAAAGCGCGGAGGAGTTGAAGGTATTAAATAtccaagaaagggaaaaaccaacaaaaaaaaggaagaacatGGAATTGGAACGATGAAATGGCAGAAGAAATAAACGATGAAGTATTTAGGATACACTCTTCAAAAACGACGGGGGATCGGAGAAGCGTTTGGGTGAGACGGCTAGAAAGGCCATGATAACCATAAAACAAACGTAGGAAATGGATGAGAGAAGGTTCAAATATAACCTGGAAAAGAGATCAATAATTTTTGGTAGTTTGGTAAAAAGTGTCATGCCGTACACAGTGGGAATATGGGGATAAAGGGACTAAGAAAAGTAGGACAAATTACGAACAAGATACATAAAGTGGGTCCTAACAATAAGATTTTAGCACACCCTCGTATATAGCGATGGAAGAAACAAAAGTGGACGAATTAAGAATAGAAGCGAGCAGCAGAGCAGTAAAGTATGAAGAAAAATCGAGGACAAGGTATATAAACAGTAGTTTACAGAAACTAATGTTCGAGGACTGGAAAAAGATGGACTGGAAatgggaaaaagagagaaaacgaTACTATGAGGAGAAGAGCATAAACCTAATGGAGCTCGGGGTAACATAACAGTAGCCCTAATACTATTTGACAGGACAGAGCAGCAATGACAATATGACAGAATGGTAAGAGGAAAACACGACGGAAAATATGGAGAACTAGGAGAGAAAAGCAGAACAGAGTATTTGAAGAAGGAATCAATCAATGATAGGACGACTCGGATACATAATGAAGAAAGGGTTAATAAATTCTGAATAGAATCCCAGGAAAAGAACTGTCGAAGAACTGTAAATCTCTTCACCTGTGAACAATCTCATAGAAGAATGCAGACAAGTTGAAAGAGATAAAAGATTAGTCAGTATTGCACAGAAAGTAATGAAAATATTGTATTGGTGTATTGATTTTATAAGTACAACCATTTGCCAACTACTTTTCAAGGAATGATTTAACGCGTCGATAAAATAATtcacaaatatttaatttgttgaaATCGAGCGAGCCTCGTTATTACACAAGCATCACCAGAGAAACCGGTTGTTGCTCGATTCTAGCGAGCATAATTCCTTCCGGCGTTCGTTTCATGCTATCATACGCTTTTCAAAAGCTACCGTTTACACAAGCCCGGGCATTCCCTCCCAGCTTTCCACATAGTAAAACAATTCGATGAAATTTGCCAATCACGAACATTGCTTACCTATTTGTAAAAATCAAATTTCTCGTCtcataatatttttctaaatccAGTTACGACTGTCACGAAAAAtggtataaaatttaattacatacaTAATTTTGGGGTAATAATTCAAATAAGTTTGGGAATAGGTATCGTTCCCTGAATTTGGAATTCCAGACCAATAAGAATAAAATCCTACATTTTCCGATATCCACAAGCGTACTCTTGACCAATAATAAGTTCTCTTACTGCCAGCCGTCGAGCCGAAGTGTTCCAGCTTCGTGGATGCATTTTTCAAAGATCGCATAGCCGGATCGCGGCGCTCGGTTCCGTTCTGCTTACAACAGAAAGATCCACGTACTCGTCGTCCCATTCCGATCTCCACACTCTAATACCTTTCCTCATATCAACGGTTGCTAACCAGGTTAACGCGATCCAGCTCTCGATCATACGACCATCACGCGAATGAATTCACGGAAACAGCGAGTTTCGTTCGCTGAACGATCCTTTTCTTTCTCCTGTGAAAAATATCACCGAGATAACGACGATGTTAAATGGGATTACACAGCTGAGAATACACAGTTTGAATGGAATCTATTAACACAGAAAATTCAGTATTAAGGCAAATCCCTTGGTCTGGTTGGAAGGCAAACAATTTACACTTGGCTAGCAGGTGCTTTTGTTACTTGTAGAGTATCGTATTCGGCTTAATTAGGTTGAAATAGGACTTCCTTTGCTTTAAGCATGTATAGTTAGGGTTCCTTTCAGTTTTCTATTTAATCTTCCCTTATTATAATTTgccttcttttattttctttttctccctctATTCTTTTTCAAGTCTTATTTAATCTTTCAACTGGGCCATTCATTGGTCAAACATATCTATACTCCTGAAAGTCAAAGTTAATGAAGAGAGATCAATTTCAGCTACGTCGATGGTGATTTTACAAGTTACAAATCTGAGTGAGACGAGTCAAATCGTTTTCCCtgtttaacaaattaaaaataactaGCGCCGATTTGatttattcgataaattttcTGATAAAAACACACTTAGAATAATTCATTTTATCGCTACGATAAAATATAGATAGTTTGTTTGTCCAAATGCCTGTTTATTTATGGTTCTATTAATCGAGACATACATACAGAATACTATTTATCTTCAATATTGAACCATCAGTTATATCATGAAGAGAAATGACTCgattttattcgaataatatATTATCGAAAAGACAACCATATTGCAATATTTCTCATcgataacaattttattttcgaaatttgTAGCTGCGAGACAAGAAAAATTGAAACTCTCACCGAATATCTATCATATGCTTAAAATTCGAAGTTTCTGCTCCCATTTTCTCGATCCATTGAGCGAAGAGACCTAAAGCAAACGATTCTATCGTCATTAATATTTTACGAAGTAAGTCTGACAGTACAAGAATACGAAGAAGCTACGCGAAAAGAAAGTCGAAGAAGCTCTAGAGAATAGTTATTTCTGTCGCGACAATTGCTGTTTCAACTGACGTACACGATACAAAAAGCTCACGGAGTTAAATCCCATTTCAATCGCGGCTCTCCTAGATTCGTCTTCTTTTCGAAAGAAAGGAGTTTACACTTGAAGCTAGAATGCTGTAAGAAACGCTTGGTAGACGGTGTTAAAAAGAGAAACTGCATTCAAttagtctctctctctctctcctctctctctctcctctctctctctctctctctctctctctctctctctctgacttGGTAGTTTCGATAACGAGAAGTAGTTCGACAGGAAAATTTACGATATGGAGAAAAATTTCTGATTCGACTTTTATCGATTGTATCTGCGAAGCTTtgagaatttataaaatataatttgctCAAGTTGAGAATGCATAATGTAATATTACGTTTATTAGTCGAATTGTGAATTTATATGAAAGAATGTGCACATGTACTTACTGACCTACTGTTACAATATTGTCAATTCTTTCTTATACGAGCCACGCTTTAGATATCACTGTGTAATTTTGCTTACGTATAGTAGTATATCTCTATATCAATCCAATTGTCAGCGTAGAAAATATACTATGCTGTGTtatagtttaatttaatttaatatgaataTGTTGATAGATGGGTTGTTTGGTTATAAAAATTGCATTAAATTATAAACAGTTTCCGAAAGCAACCTATCAAATGTCAGTCTAATAAATTATCTATgctattattttatactataAGTATACTTATTTCTTTTCTATAATCTCTCGTCATCTCTCAGTGAATTTGAAAATTCCATTCTCTCGAAAGATATCAAATCTTTTCGACGGTAAATTCATGGAAATCGCATGCACTCAAagtaacaaaaattgaaattgttttaGTTGCAGGCGTGACCGTAACATATATTCGAGGTTTGCCGAAAATCACTGTCCCACTACCATCGAGGAAGGAGCAATGTGTGTTCACCCTGAAACCAATCACTCACACGGTAGGAAACTTTCTCCACATGCTAAAGAAGGAAGATCGTGGTATCGATCGTGCAATCGTGACAACCATCGGTAAGTCCTTGAAGAATTTCTTAAAGATGCAAGACCACGAACCTTTACTCTACGGAAAAATTCTTTACGATGTTCCCAGACGGCGTCAGGATAAGCTCCAACAATACGATCGAGACGTTAATGGAGAACGACTTCCGACTGATAATAAACGACTCGGAGTACTTGGTAAAACCGCCGTTGTATCACAAGCACACCATGGTAAGTCTGTCTTTAAAAGTCGATGATGCTAGACGATTTACgattctttaaaaaatttaaaaattcgtgaGCTAAAAAACTCAGAAAAGTGTAAAAGTTCTATTCGGTAATTCGAGACATACCTATcgcataatttttcatttttcaaatttagAATTTGAGCATATTTCACGAGCGGAAATCTATTTCTTCTAACCCTTTGTTCATTCTGAACCACAGATAATCCGTATTGATATCGTTAATTTGTTAGATCAAATACGAaatgaaaaaatgtatataaaaattaattgaacGTATTCGAACGTTATCCAGGAGAATATGGAGAAGTTAGCGGACGTCCAAACGCTAATCGGTCAGCTCTACGAGTCGTTTTACGTCCGAGAACACTATGCTAACATGGAGAAGCAGGTGTTGGTAGAATTGGAAGCCGTTAAATTGGAACTGGAACCTCTCGAACTAGTAAGTTGTTCAAGAAATGAAAATGTCGCTCAACTTTGAGTTCTCaattccaaacttcattattggCAAACCACCCAGAATTTGTCACTTGTTAGTAATTACCAACAATAAGTTACCGTGAACGATAATCCAGCTAGAAAGATTCGCTTTATAAGCGAGATGTGAGCGCTTTATATGTGAgatgaatcttgctaatataaTAACCCTCGCTAATTATAttgaatttataacgtttttctTAAAATCCTGTCATAATCTTCGCTAAAATCTTCCCTAAAATGTATATCTATAATTATTGTATTCAAAATTGGTAAGTCATTAATTTGTAAGAGGGAGTATATATTGATACAAAAATTTAGGGTCGTTATTTTATTTCCTATTACACTGCAGTGCTCACTTcattataaaattcaaaataaaatatttttacaagcttttatttatttttcctacGTTTTTTGTGGTCGTAATATTTGTTGACATTGAATATCCTGTTAATCAATATACTTTCACTTGTATGAAGAAGCCCATAAATTTCATCTAAATGGACTTTCTTCATCTAAACGAGATGTGGCAAGTACTTGGCCATGGGATATGACAGACTGATCGAAAAAAGTTAGGATTTAGACGTTAAACTGCATATAATTAACCCAGAATAACTGTGTgattttaatactttttacATAGTCAAATATTTAACACGAATAAACAGACATTTTACTACTCGAAAGCAAACTTATAATGGCATGTGTATGCCCCTGCTGATTAAATCTATTCATCGTGAACAGCAAATCGAATTAATCGATCGCAGTTCAGCACGACAATGAACCTGTGTCTCTGGAAACGGCGCAGGGAACGATGTTATCTAAATTAAACGGAAGTTTAAGGAACTTGGAAGGCGTTATTAGCGTACCAACACGTTTCAAAACGCGGCACGCGTGCAAAATTATTCGACTAAACGCGTCTTCTTTCATTGTTCGTTTTCTCCTTGCCGCGATAAATTAATTCATCCTCCGCGAGTTTCGGTTTTAATTATCTTCGTGTATGCACTTGTACGATGGCGTAATTATATCTcgattttttctttctctcttcctttgtTTTCTTGCCAGGGTTGTTGTTCTCCGGCTGCATACTACGAAAATTACATCAACGTTCTCATAATCCGCCGCTAGATCGTTCTAAGGCTCGTTTAATTATACAGAATATTTCAGAAAGAAGGTAGGTGACtgttctacgtgaaaaaatgaATGGAATTTTTTAGTTTTGGACCTCATTTATAGAAAAGTTGAGTTTGAAGCGATATATtaacttaaataaaaataataccgGACAAGTGTAGAATACAAAATGGTACAGCTGGAGAATGTAgaacaacatttttttttttttttttttttgagactTTGCTGCCGAGAAAATTAAGTAGAATTAAGTATAGGATTAATTCAGATGGTTAAATTGTAAAGGCGATTATTTTACAAAGAAAAATTAGACGAAAGTGAACAAtgccttttttctttatttaaggCCTTCTTTGAAATACTTCCTTCCTTAGTTAAAACTTCCTATCtgactttttttcatttttcaagatATGTTGAAATATTGGAAGCTCCCTGTGTTTCTTACTTTTTAAGTAACTAGTAAAAGATTCACGTGCCTGTACTTCACAGATTTACGAGCACAATTTCCTCGTAAACGAATAATTTTCATTctccttttttcatttctttttgtcTGCAAAGTAAGCTTCTGCTCCGatgtataatgtatatgtataatatatatttcgtataatATATATCTACCCTTTCGAATAATAGATGAAACGAATAATGGATAAAAACGCAGATAGAAATCAGTAATTCGTTATTCGCATCACAGCAGTGTTAAATCTGAAAGTGGAGAAGTACCAGACAATTAATCTGATGATTTAACATCAAAGATAAAGTTCTTACGCGGATATTTATGCTTGATCGTAGACTTAGATAAGCTTGCTGGTTTTCTGAAAAACAAAAGTGTGTAATTTATTGGTCGAATCTTGCCGCGATCCTCAAATTTGTATGTTCCATCCTTGCTCTCGCTTCGACTTTTTTCTTCGAAACTGATTTTAATACTTACGAAGGCTTGTACGTCATGAAATTAATACGAAATATTAAGTACGTTAACAATAATTGTTTCGCgtgtttttcaaaatttaagtaATCTTGTAACAATAGGAAAACGCGACTCAATCGAAGCTTGTTCGATTTTTGAAACATCGGTGTTTTATACTATTTGAAGATTAAAATAGTTTCTCTTCTACCGCGATTCACTTTTATgcaaaatataaagaaatgttGGTCTCGCTTCCTTATGCCACTAATTTTATTACAACCTTAGATTCAGATACTTTATCACAGCGGAAATCCGCAGCAGTTACAGTTACAGCTATTAGCATTCTAAATGCAAGTCTCGAAGGacaatattatttatcaatacCGAAGGACAATATCGATTTATATAAAAACCAtgcgtaattttttatttattgcagAAGCTGCAGGAAATAGATACCACCGCGGCCAAAAGGACGAACATCTTCATCTGGGTATGTCTCGTCCTAATGTCGATTCAGTTCAGCGGCCTAGCCAGGCTAACTTGGTGGGAATACTCCTGGGACATCATGGAACCGGTTACATATTTCGTTAACTACGGCACCACGATGGTCTTGTTCATCTACTTCGTCGTAACGAGACAGGTTACTAGTGGCTATTCAATTTGCCAGTTCTCATTAATCTCGTTAAATCAACGACTGATTAAATAAACTTATTACCTGACAGGGATGTTTGATTACAGCACCTTGATTGCAGTAAAAACTTAAAGAAagcgtaaaaataatttatgacTTAATGCACACTACCGACCATAAGTATTAAAATAGCTACTCGCTACGTTTATTACAAAACTCGAAtagattttactttatttggTATTTTACATTGGGCCCCCGAAGATTGTAACGATTTAATGTGACAAATCATACTTAATTCctggaatttttaatttcatttaattttattactaatATCTCTATCACGGAGAATGGAAAATACGGAGTAAAATTAAGTTATACTCCAATAATCTAACATAAATTATTAAGTCATATTCATTACAATTATAAAAGTTATCTATAATGCAACGATATTATCTGAGAGTTAAACTTcaaattatgtaatttatactCCTTGCTATTGACAGGAATACATACTGCCAGACGTGATGAACAGGCGACAGCTCATCACTCTTCACAAAGAAGCAAAGAAGCTTGGCTTCGATCTAAATCAATACAATGCTCTAAAGGACCGAGCCTACGAGTTGGAAACCATCCTGAAGATCATTCGTGGACCTTTATACGAGCACAAGAACCGTATCGAGCAACAGATCAGGGAAAGATCAAGCTCAAGTAGTTCAAGATCACCGAGTTCCTCGCCTAGTCCTAGTCCTAGTCCTAGTCCTAGTCCTAGTCCGGAAAGAAGTTTTCCCAACAGGGGAATCTTTCCACAAAAAGACACGTCAAAGGAATCGATTCCGTGGACGGACAAAAAAACGAGGCATGATTGATTCAGGAAGCTGTAAAATCTCTCtctttagaaaaataaaatttgcacTCAGGGCGATCATCGAATGACACTTGTAACGTAAAAAAAGCAAGTAAACGTAACGAGAAAAGAAGCAATTACGTTTCTTGTTCGGTGAAAAAGTCTGCAGACGTTCGAATCCTCGACGGAGTCTTCCACGTCGTACGACAACGCTCCTAATCAACGAGTATGTATGTGGTATATTTGACCGATGCTCAATCAACGATGTGCATTTGGAAGACGTCGAAAAACGAAATGTATATATCACACAGATTTTCTACATATGATTATCATTAACTAACGAAACATGTTGAAAAAGAATGGGTGGGTTTAAAAAGCTAGAAAGAGATATTATTGGAATTAGATTCCTTTGTGCAATGTTGATACCTAGGATACCTCGTCAGAATGaacattcaattaaaaatatttgagacTAAGATGACTGCTGTGGAAAGATAAATTTGTTTCATGTTCTTTGCTCAGCTGTATAAAACTTCAtggtaaatgtttaatttaaatgtaatttaatgttgaatttttaatttcgaattCATTTTTGGATGTATATTGGAACGATAATTTAACGATAAATGTATTTTGAACGTTctatttttaacaaattatcctgtatatatatatttatatatcgtaCTGTTACCTTTGTGATAAGTTGATATTCTTAGTTGTAATTCACTTATACAATTATTCGCACAAGTATACTTTAAGGAAACTCGACGATCAAAGctcaaatatttaatttaaaaattgactTTTCATCGTCGCGTGACGTTATTTTTTCTACAAGacgataataatatatatttacagtgttattaatataaatatacatttcttttctttttttaacttgATCAACGCGTGAAATTTTATTGTACTGGACGTGGTACAGCGTACTTAGACTTTGTTTCAAACTTCGTGACCTTTCTCATTCATTGCTTCGAAAAAAAAGCGATGTACTTATTCGATAATATATTATTCATGGAACTGATCAATTTTAATTGTTCTATTTTATATCGTTTTTAGTTTAAC includes the following:
- the MCU gene encoding mitochondrial calcium uniporter isoform X1 gives rise to the protein MATVSCRALCVVKWYEVSRVLSVSSTLVTTKSYRNETWCKRWWHSTQRNLSSTKGNFSPRLSPSLMKRIEDTSTPSKRSPTKATKNDTANKSLMITENKESAVAGVTVTYIRGLPKITVPLPSRKEQCVFTLKPITHTVGNFLHMLKKEDRGIDRAIVTTIDGVRISSNNTIETLMENDFRLIINDSEYLVKPPLYHKHTMENMEKLADVQTLIGQLYESFYVREHYANMEKQVLVELEAVKLELEPLELKLQEIDTTAAKRTNIFIWVCLVLMSIQFSGLARLTWWEYSWDIMEPVTYFVNYGTTMVLFIYFVVTRQEYILPDVMNRRQLITLHKEAKKLGFDLNQYNALKDRAYELETILKIIRGPLYEHKNRIEQQIRERSSSSSSRSPSSSPSPSPSPSPSPSPERSFPNRGIFPQKDTSKESIPWTDKKTRHD
- the MCU gene encoding mitochondrial calcium uniporter isoform X2; amino-acid sequence: MATVSCRALCVVKWYEVSRVLSVSSTLVTTKSYRNETWCKRWWHSTQRNLSSTKGNFSPRLSPSLMKRIEDTSTPSKRSPTKATKNDTANKSLMITENKESAGVTVTYIRGLPKITVPLPSRKEQCVFTLKPITHTVGNFLHMLKKEDRGIDRAIVTTIDGVRISSNNTIETLMENDFRLIINDSEYLVKPPLYHKHTMENMEKLADVQTLIGQLYESFYVREHYANMEKQVLVELEAVKLELEPLELKLQEIDTTAAKRTNIFIWVCLVLMSIQFSGLARLTWWEYSWDIMEPVTYFVNYGTTMVLFIYFVVTRQEYILPDVMNRRQLITLHKEAKKLGFDLNQYNALKDRAYELETILKIIRGPLYEHKNRIEQQIRERSSSSSSRSPSSSPSPSPSPSPSPSPERSFPNRGIFPQKDTSKESIPWTDKKTRHD